A genomic window from Variovorax paradoxus includes:
- a CDS encoding nucleotidyltransferase domain-containing protein: MSTEEEFLRSAHPIEPAMRAQIMEALRDIEAKHDVTVLFACESGSRGWGFASPDSDYDVRFIYVNRLPWYLTVTPRRDVIEVPISGDLDINGWDLRKALGLMRESNPTLLEWLRSPIVYRDDVVAMPRFRALSEAVFSNARGWHHYSSMAKKNFREHLQADEVRYKKYLYVLRPLLAARWIRSHPGVPPMRFADLAQRTLDPSRDAALIDEINALLEVKMRAGEAATSPRWPGIHAFIEFELAANAAEPVTPLPQAEEAGLDAFLHETVLRFEKEKSEAAHD, translated from the coding sequence ATGAGCACCGAAGAAGAATTCCTGCGTTCCGCCCATCCGATCGAGCCCGCTATGCGCGCGCAGATCATGGAGGCCCTGCGCGACATCGAAGCGAAGCATGACGTGACCGTGCTCTTCGCCTGCGAATCCGGCAGCCGCGGCTGGGGCTTTGCCTCACCCGACAGCGACTACGACGTGCGCTTCATCTACGTCAACCGCCTGCCGTGGTACCTCACGGTGACGCCGCGCCGCGACGTGATCGAGGTGCCGATCAGCGGCGACCTCGACATCAACGGCTGGGACCTGCGCAAGGCGCTAGGCCTGATGCGCGAGTCGAACCCGACGCTGCTCGAATGGCTGCGCTCGCCCATCGTGTACCGCGACGACGTGGTGGCGATGCCGCGTTTCCGCGCGCTGTCGGAGGCGGTGTTTTCCAACGCGCGCGGCTGGCACCACTACAGCTCGATGGCGAAGAAGAACTTTCGCGAGCATCTTCAGGCCGACGAGGTGCGCTACAAGAAATACCTCTACGTGCTGCGCCCGCTGCTGGCCGCGCGCTGGATCCGCTCGCATCCTGGCGTGCCGCCGATGCGTTTTGCCGACCTGGCGCAGCGAACGCTCGACCCGTCGCGTGACGCGGCACTGATCGACGAGATCAACGCGCTGCTCGAAGTGAAGATGCGCGCCGGCGAAGCCGCGACCAGCCCGCGCTGGCCCGGCATCCACGCGTTCATCGAGTTCGAGCTGGCGGCCAATGCGGCCGAGCCGGTGACGCCACTGCCGCAGGCCGAAGAGGCCGGCCTCGATGCCTTCCTGCACGAGACGGTGCTGCGCTTCGAGAAAGAAAAGTCGGAGGCTGCGCATGATTGA
- the rtcA gene encoding RNA 3'-terminal phosphate cyclase, which produces MIELDGSQGEGGGQILRTSLALSVVTGQPLAIEKIRAGRAKPGLMRQHLACVNAAAEISGAQVDGAELGSQSLRFQPGPVRAGDYRFAISGAGSCMLVLQTVLPPLLLAGATSRVHLSGGTHNPMAPPFHFLERAFTPLVRRLGADLQLTLRRCGFYPAGGGDVEATIVPASGALQPFDLMTRGAHQSNYAECLAPGLPRHVPTRELDTLGGAMGWSAEQLRFGSVRQNEGPGNALLATLAYEHVTEVFTAFGEKSLSAEQVAHGLVKELRAFQKSEAAVGPHLADQLALLLALAAWQSKKTCAFTCSEVTEHTRTNCAVIERFLRVRFAITESRQACTVQVSPD; this is translated from the coding sequence ATGATTGAGCTCGACGGCTCGCAGGGCGAGGGCGGCGGCCAGATCCTGCGCACCAGCCTCGCACTATCGGTGGTCACGGGCCAGCCGCTGGCCATCGAGAAGATCCGCGCGGGCCGCGCCAAGCCGGGCCTGATGCGCCAGCATCTCGCGTGTGTGAATGCGGCTGCAGAAATCAGCGGCGCACAGGTCGATGGCGCGGAACTGGGTTCGCAGTCGCTGCGCTTCCAGCCCGGCCCGGTGCGCGCGGGCGACTACCGCTTCGCGATCTCGGGTGCCGGCAGCTGCATGCTGGTGCTGCAGACCGTGCTGCCACCGCTGCTGCTTGCTGGTGCGACGAGCCGCGTGCACCTGAGCGGCGGCACGCACAACCCGATGGCGCCGCCGTTCCACTTCCTGGAGCGCGCCTTCACGCCGCTGGTGCGCCGCCTGGGCGCGGACCTGCAGCTGACGCTGCGCCGCTGCGGCTTCTATCCGGCCGGTGGTGGCGATGTCGAAGCGACCATCGTGCCGGCTTCTGGCGCGCTGCAGCCCTTCGACCTGATGACGCGCGGCGCGCACCAGTCGAACTACGCCGAGTGCCTGGCGCCCGGCCTGCCGCGCCATGTGCCGACGCGTGAGCTCGACACGCTGGGCGGCGCGATGGGCTGGTCCGCCGAACAGCTGCGCTTCGGCTCCGTGCGCCAGAACGAGGGCCCGGGCAACGCGCTGCTGGCAACGCTGGCCTACGAGCACGTCACCGAGGTATTCACCGCCTTCGGCGAGAAGTCGCTGAGCGCCGAGCAGGTGGCGCATGGGCTGGTGAAGGAGCTGCGCGCGTTCCAGAAGAGCGAGGCCGCAGTCGGCCCGCACCTTGCGGATCAGCTGGCATTGCTGCTGGCGCTCGCTGCGTGGCAGAGCAAGAAGACCTGTGCCTTCACCTGCAGCGAGGTGACGGAGCACACGCGCACCAACTGCGCGGTGATCGAGCGCTTCCTGCGGGTGCGCTTCGCGATCACCGAGAGTCGTCAGGCCTGCACGGTACAGGTCTCGCCAGACTAG
- a CDS encoding MarR family winged helix-turn-helix transcriptional regulator translates to MKTLPQDHDLEKAIPFLLARAGARMGNAFAKALKPYGLSLSEWRVCASLQHTPRQTLSELATHASTDLSALSRIVDRLAANELVAREKCDTDKRAVRIALTERGLALTYELIPLAQHYEAVATSDFSAAEVKTLRAMLLRLYANATPLA, encoded by the coding sequence ATGAAAACCCTGCCCCAAGATCACGACCTCGAGAAGGCCATTCCCTTCCTTCTGGCACGCGCCGGCGCACGCATGGGCAATGCCTTTGCGAAGGCTTTGAAGCCCTACGGACTCAGCCTCAGCGAATGGCGCGTGTGTGCGTCGCTGCAGCACACGCCGCGGCAGACACTGTCGGAACTGGCGACGCACGCGTCGACCGATCTGTCGGCGCTGTCGCGCATCGTCGACCGGCTGGCGGCAAACGAACTGGTGGCGCGCGAGAAGTGCGACACCGACAAGCGCGCGGTGCGCATCGCGCTCACGGAACGCGGCCTTGCGCTGACCTATGAGCTGATTCCGCTCGCGCAGCACTACGAGGCGGTGGCCACCTCGGACTTCAGCGCGGCGGAAGTGAAGACGCTGCGCGCGATGCTGCTGCGCCTGTACGCCAACGCGACACCACTCGCCTGA
- a CDS encoding Bug family tripartite tricarboxylate transporter substrate binding protein, whose protein sequence is MPLANAQGTAAKWPQQAVRFVVPFPAGSAPDVLIRHVGAKLGEKWGQGVIVDNKPGGSGVIGMNAILAASADGYTFGFVQGSAISVAPSTIKGVTYDFNRDFVPVTLAAVAPFMLAVPANSPYKTLADFIAAARAKPQGIEVADNGRGTAPHLASALLGLQSGAQFLEVHYPGGAQAMQATLGGQTQMMVETYNVVAGNVQGGRMRVLASMGDRVEAGLEQFPLASKTVPGAVAHGWFAVIAKKGVDPQVLAKLNKDMNEALLLPDVVAKSRELGTYPRPGTPEQLARYIADDRKTWQDVLDKLNIKPE, encoded by the coding sequence ATGCCTCTGGCAAACGCTCAGGGAACGGCTGCCAAGTGGCCCCAACAGGCGGTGCGCTTCGTGGTGCCGTTCCCCGCAGGGTCGGCGCCCGACGTGCTGATCCGCCATGTGGGCGCCAAGCTCGGCGAGAAGTGGGGGCAGGGCGTGATCGTCGACAACAAGCCTGGCGGCAGTGGCGTGATCGGCATGAATGCGATCCTGGCCGCGTCCGCCGACGGCTACACCTTCGGCTTCGTGCAGGGCTCTGCCATTTCTGTGGCGCCCAGCACCATCAAGGGCGTGACCTACGACTTCAACCGCGACTTCGTACCGGTCACGCTCGCGGCGGTCGCGCCCTTCATGCTCGCGGTGCCGGCCAATTCACCCTACAAGACGCTGGCCGACTTCATCGCTGCCGCGCGGGCCAAGCCGCAGGGCATCGAGGTGGCAGACAACGGCCGCGGCACCGCGCCGCACCTGGCTTCGGCATTGCTTGGGCTGCAGTCGGGCGCGCAGTTTCTCGAAGTGCACTACCCGGGCGGTGCACAGGCCATGCAGGCCACGCTGGGCGGGCAGACGCAGATGATGGTCGAGACCTACAACGTGGTCGCCGGCAATGTGCAGGGCGGGCGCATGCGCGTGCTGGCCAGCATGGGCGACCGCGTCGAGGCCGGGCTGGAGCAATTCCCGCTCGCGAGCAAAACCGTGCCCGGTGCGGTGGCGCATGGCTGGTTTGCCGTCATCGCGAAGAAGGGCGTCGACCCGCAGGTGCTCGCGAAGCTCAACAAGGACATGAACGAGGCGCTGCTGCTGCCCGACGTGGTGGCCAAGTCGCGCGAGCTGGGCACCTACCCGCGCCCTGGCACCCCCGAGCAGCTGGCGCGCTACATCGCCGACGACCGCAAGACCTGGCAGGACGTGCTGGACAAGCTCAACATCAAACCGGAGTGA
- a CDS encoding amidohydrolase family protein: protein MKNKIALEEHFAIDLTIGDSQVYARPEVWQGLKNNLLDFEQQRIEQMDEWGTELSILSLNSPAVQAIPDAKRAIEVAQRANDVLAEQTKRHPTRFGGFAALPMQDPEAAARELERCVTQLGFHGFLVNGFSQVGDENTVVYYDDPRFADFWAVAATLKKPFYMHPRDPLLSREPIYEGAHWLTGPTWAFAVETGLHALRIMSSGLFDRYPDLQMILGHFGEGIPFNIWRVDHILRKGRRGMPCDKEIGDYLRSNVHITTSGNFRTPTLLSTMLEVGADRIMYSVDYPFEKHEDAARWFDKCEISENDRQKIGRDNARKLFGLK from the coding sequence ATGAAGAACAAGATTGCGCTCGAAGAGCATTTCGCGATCGACCTGACGATCGGCGACTCGCAGGTATACGCCCGCCCTGAGGTGTGGCAGGGCCTGAAGAACAACCTGCTCGACTTCGAGCAGCAGCGCATCGAGCAGATGGACGAGTGGGGCACCGAGCTGTCGATCCTCTCGCTCAACTCGCCGGCGGTGCAGGCCATTCCCGATGCGAAGCGCGCCATTGAGGTCGCGCAACGCGCCAACGACGTGCTGGCCGAGCAGACGAAGCGCCATCCCACGCGCTTCGGCGGGTTCGCGGCGCTGCCCATGCAAGACCCCGAAGCGGCTGCGCGCGAACTCGAGCGCTGCGTGACACAGCTGGGCTTCCATGGCTTCCTGGTCAACGGCTTCTCGCAGGTGGGCGACGAGAACACCGTCGTCTACTACGACGACCCGCGCTTCGCCGATTTCTGGGCCGTCGCCGCCACATTGAAGAAGCCCTTCTACATGCACCCGCGCGACCCGTTGCTGAGCCGCGAGCCCATCTACGAAGGCGCGCACTGGCTCACCGGCCCCACCTGGGCCTTTGCGGTGGAGACCGGCCTGCATGCGCTGCGCATCATGTCGAGCGGCCTGTTCGACCGGTACCCCGATCTGCAGATGATCCTCGGCCACTTCGGCGAGGGCATTCCCTTCAACATCTGGCGCGTCGACCACATCCTGCGCAAGGGCCGCCGCGGCATGCCCTGTGACAAGGAGATCGGCGACTACCTGCGCAGCAACGTGCACATCACGACCAGTGGCAACTTCCGCACGCCCACGCTGCTGTCGACGATGCTCGAAGTGGGGGCGGACCGCATCATGTATTCGGTCGACTATCCGTTCGAGAAGCACGAGGACGCGGCCCGTTGGTTCGACAAATGCGAGATCAGCGAGAACGACCGCCAGAAGATCGGTCGCGACAACGCGCGCAAGCTGTTCGGATTGAAGTGA
- a CDS encoding 3-hydroxybenzoate 6-monooxygenase — protein MRTVKDTRPVLVAGGGIGGLAAALALVREGYRVKVIEQAGQIGEIGAGIQLSPNAFAACDALGVGEHLRAKAVYTEEMVMFDAIDAKRVASISLSDSFRERFGNPYAVIHRADIHGALLEGVKATTEGIEFLTSTKVVHIEQDDTGVTLIDAQGGRHEGQAVIGCDGVRSAVRQQYVGDSIRVSGHVVFRAVVDTADFPEALRFTAPCIWVGPNCHLVHYPLKGGDKFNMAVTFHSDQPEEWGSMDGDPAEVQRYFRPTCEQVQQLLRIPKAWKRYSTADRNPIEQWTFGRATLLGDAAHPMVQYLAQGACMACEDAVTLGLALRREEGDWPRALALYERSRVARTARVVLSAREMGRIYHAKGVERLVRNSMWTGRPQERFYDALEWLYGWTAANCLDDEKAA, from the coding sequence ATGCGCACTGTGAAAGACACCCGTCCCGTGCTCGTGGCCGGTGGCGGCATCGGCGGGCTCGCCGCGGCGCTGGCGTTGGTGCGCGAGGGCTATCGCGTGAAGGTGATCGAGCAGGCCGGCCAGATCGGTGAGATCGGCGCCGGAATCCAGCTCAGCCCCAACGCCTTTGCGGCCTGCGACGCGCTGGGCGTGGGCGAGCATCTGCGCGCCAAGGCGGTCTACACCGAAGAGATGGTGATGTTCGACGCCATCGACGCGAAGCGCGTGGCGAGCATTTCACTCTCTGACAGCTTCCGCGAGCGCTTCGGCAACCCCTATGCGGTGATCCACCGCGCTGACATCCATGGTGCATTGCTCGAAGGCGTGAAGGCCACGACCGAAGGCATCGAGTTCCTGACCTCGACCAAGGTCGTGCACATCGAGCAGGACGACACGGGCGTGACGCTGATCGACGCGCAAGGCGGCCGCCACGAAGGCCAGGCCGTGATCGGCTGCGACGGCGTGCGCTCGGCGGTGCGACAGCAGTACGTGGGCGACAGCATCCGCGTGTCGGGCCATGTGGTGTTTCGCGCGGTGGTCGATACGGCCGATTTCCCTGAGGCGCTGCGCTTCACCGCGCCGTGCATCTGGGTCGGGCCCAACTGCCACCTGGTGCACTACCCGCTGAAGGGCGGCGACAAGTTCAACATGGCCGTCACCTTCCACAGCGACCAGCCGGAGGAGTGGGGCTCGATGGATGGCGACCCGGCGGAGGTGCAGCGCTACTTCCGGCCTACCTGCGAGCAGGTGCAGCAGCTGCTGCGCATTCCGAAGGCGTGGAAGCGCTACTCAACGGCCGACCGCAACCCCATCGAGCAATGGACCTTCGGCCGCGCCACGCTGCTGGGCGATGCGGCGCACCCGATGGTGCAGTACCTGGCGCAGGGCGCGTGCATGGCTTGCGAAGACGCGGTGACGCTGGGCCTCGCGCTGCGCCGCGAAGAGGGTGACTGGCCGCGCGCGCTGGCTTTGTATGAACGCTCCCGCGTGGCTCGCACTGCCCGCGTGGTGCTCTCAGCGCGAGAGATGGGCCGCATCTATCACGCCAAGGGCGTCGAGCGGCTGGTGCGCAACAGCATGTGGACGGGCCGACCGCAGGAGCGCTTCTACGACGCGCTCGAATGGCTCTACGGCTGGACGGCCGCCAACTGCCTCGACGACGAGAAGGCCGCGTGA
- a CDS encoding DoxX family protein has translation MTTNEPLRGWTVAARVLMAVIFLVAGVRKLMTYGATLGYFAKLGIPLADMVLPLTIALEIGGGLLLIAGWRVQWVAGALALFTLATAFAAHAFWAADAAQFNAQLNNFLKNVAMAGGFLLLIVQAGAGEKTAGNRG, from the coding sequence ATGACGACAAACGAACCCCTTCGCGGCTGGACCGTGGCCGCCCGCGTGCTGATGGCGGTGATCTTCCTGGTCGCGGGCGTGCGCAAGCTCATGACCTATGGCGCAACGCTCGGCTACTTCGCCAAGCTCGGCATTCCGCTGGCCGACATGGTGCTGCCGCTGACCATCGCGCTCGAGATCGGTGGCGGGCTGCTGCTGATTGCCGGCTGGCGCGTGCAGTGGGTTGCCGGCGCGCTGGCCCTGTTCACGTTGGCCACGGCCTTTGCAGCGCACGCGTTCTGGGCCGCCGATGCGGCGCAGTTCAACGCGCAGCTCAACAATTTCCTGAAGAACGTGGCCATGGCCGGCGGCTTCCTGCTGCTCATCGTGCAGGCGGGCGCTGGCGAGAAGACTGCAGGCAACCGGGGCTGA
- a CDS encoding maleylacetate reductase has protein sequence MTTPSFVYTSVPQRVVFGAGSLQHLAREIDMLGARRALVLSTPEQRPQAERVADMLGAHAAGVFDRAVMHVPIETAREAREVAARLGADCAVAIGGGSTTGLGKAIALDSGLPILAIPTTYAGSEMTPIYGITEAGMKKTGKDFKVLPRTVIYDPELSLGLPVGMSVTSGINAIAHAAEGLYAVDSNPIMDLMAQEGIAALGRALPAIRATPKDPDARSDALYGAWLCGTVLGNVGMALHHKLCHTLGGSFNLPHAETHTIVLPHALAYNAEAAPQAMARIAKALRGSNAAQAVYDLARDNGAPVALRDIGMKESDLDLACEHALKNQYPNPRPLERDAIRALLQNAWEGVRP, from the coding sequence ATGACCACACCATCGTTCGTCTACACCAGCGTGCCCCAGCGGGTGGTGTTCGGCGCGGGCTCGCTGCAGCATCTGGCGCGCGAGATCGACATGCTCGGCGCGCGCCGGGCCCTGGTGCTGTCCACGCCCGAGCAGCGCCCGCAGGCCGAGCGGGTGGCCGACATGCTCGGCGCGCACGCGGCCGGTGTGTTCGACCGTGCCGTGATGCACGTGCCGATCGAAACGGCGCGTGAAGCGAGGGAAGTGGCGGCCCGGCTGGGGGCGGATTGTGCCGTGGCCATCGGCGGCGGTTCCACCACCGGGCTGGGCAAGGCCATTGCGCTCGATTCGGGCCTGCCGATCCTCGCCATTCCGACCACCTATGCGGGTTCCGAGATGACGCCGATCTACGGCATTACCGAAGCCGGCATGAAGAAGACTGGCAAGGATTTCAAGGTGCTGCCGCGCACCGTGATCTACGACCCCGAGCTTTCGCTGGGCCTGCCCGTGGGGATGAGCGTGACCAGCGGCATCAACGCCATCGCGCATGCGGCCGAAGGGCTCTACGCGGTCGATTCGAATCCGATCATGGACCTGATGGCGCAGGAAGGCATTGCCGCACTGGGCCGCGCGTTGCCCGCCATCCGCGCCACGCCCAAGGACCCCGATGCCCGCAGCGACGCACTCTATGGCGCCTGGCTCTGCGGCACGGTGCTGGGCAATGTCGGCATGGCGCTGCACCACAAGCTGTGCCACACGCTGGGCGGCAGCTTCAACCTGCCGCATGCCGAGACCCACACCATCGTGCTGCCACATGCGCTGGCCTACAACGCCGAAGCGGCGCCGCAGGCCATGGCGCGCATCGCGAAGGCACTGAGAGGGAGCAACGCCGCGCAAGCCGTGTACGACCTTGCGCGTGACAACGGAGCGCCGGTTGCGCTGCGCGACATCGGCATGAAGGAATCCGATCTCGACCTGGCCTGCGAGCATGCGCTCAAGAACCAGTACCCCAATCCGCGCCCGCTGGAGCGCGATGCGATTCGTGCCTTGCTGCAGAACGCGTGGGAAGGTGTGCGGCCCTGA
- a CDS encoding alpha/beta hydrolase, producing MNTKQLIAISAAAFAMLGAAGAVHAETYEGVHAITSSASRMDVQAEAVAAARAGNPYSDSAAEGTVAVNSTLDRNAVRDQAVATAHDPLQSLDRRAFYRDQVPSAYSKPTVSFTRQAGL from the coding sequence ATGAACACCAAGCAACTCATCGCCATCTCCGCCGCCGCATTCGCCATGCTGGGTGCCGCGGGCGCGGTACATGCCGAAACCTACGAAGGCGTGCACGCCATCACCTCGTCCGCCAGCCGCATGGACGTGCAGGCCGAAGCCGTGGCCGCCGCGCGCGCCGGCAATCCCTACTCCGACAGCGCCGCAGAAGGCACTGTGGCCGTCAACTCCACGCTCGACCGCAATGCGGTGCGCGACCAGGCCGTGGCCACCGCTCACGACCCGCTGCAAAGCCTGGACCGCCGCGCGTTCTACCGCGACCAGGTGCCCTCGGCCTACAGCAAGCCGACGGTGTCGTTCACGCGCCAGGCCGGCCTGTAA
- a CDS encoding adenylate/guanylate cyclase domain-containing protein, with amino-acid sequence MDRRSPHAPPFSLRPPTRRNLRWASGLVLMAYITAHLLNHALGIYSFAAAETVLRGVQKFWHSLPGTVLLYGAAATHLALAVVALWERRTLRMPPLEGLRVLLGFALPLLLATHLTAMRGAYLAYGIEGSYVRVVWGLWDWQGAAAQLLMMLAAWVHGCLGLHFALRAQPAWRRFSYLLLAIAVVLPLTAAMGFVSMGREFQWSGVPPTVLPTPEQGKALNTAEGNIKWFYGLALVALLAARWGRNSFARLSRQPSVTLRYPGRTVQVPRGWSVLEASRSHSIAHVSICGGRARCSTCRVRVAGPAEHIGEPGRDEQRTLERVRAPADVRLACQLRPRGDIEVTPLFAPLPNEGRPAPVGSFGRERDVAILFVDLRRWSGLSERQWPFDLAYVLDRYFATVGAAVRESGGVPNQFIGDSVMAIFGLECDLPTACRQALHATELIGQRMDAWSEGFEAQFGQRLEFGMGLHAGRAAVGEVGYLETTTFTAIGEVVNTASRLQDHSKTAASRLVVSLFAAEQAGVADAMGTVETLTVRGRSEPLAVLYAPHSAAPL; translated from the coding sequence ATGGACAGACGTTCCCCTCACGCTCCCCCTTTTTCCCTGAGACCGCCGACACGGCGCAATCTCCGCTGGGCGAGCGGGCTGGTGCTGATGGCCTACATCACGGCGCATCTGCTGAACCATGCGCTGGGCATCTATTCCTTTGCGGCGGCCGAAACCGTGCTGCGCGGCGTGCAGAAGTTCTGGCACAGCCTGCCGGGCACCGTGCTGCTGTACGGCGCGGCCGCCACGCACCTGGCGCTGGCCGTGGTCGCCCTGTGGGAGCGCCGCACCCTGCGCATGCCGCCGCTCGAAGGCCTGCGCGTGCTGCTGGGCTTCGCACTGCCGCTGCTGCTGGCCACGCACCTCACTGCCATGCGCGGCGCCTACCTGGCCTATGGCATCGAGGGCTCGTATGTGCGCGTGGTCTGGGGGCTGTGGGACTGGCAGGGCGCGGCCGCACAGCTGCTGATGATGCTGGCGGCCTGGGTCCACGGCTGCCTGGGCCTGCATTTCGCGCTGCGGGCGCAGCCGGCCTGGCGGCGCTTTTCCTACCTGCTGCTGGCCATTGCGGTTGTGCTGCCGTTGACGGCGGCGATGGGCTTCGTCTCCATGGGGCGCGAGTTCCAGTGGAGCGGCGTGCCGCCGACCGTGCTTCCCACGCCCGAGCAAGGCAAGGCGCTGAATACGGCCGAAGGCAACATCAAGTGGTTCTACGGGCTGGCGCTGGTCGCGCTGCTGGCGGCGCGCTGGGGGCGCAACAGCTTCGCGCGCTTATCGCGGCAGCCATCGGTCACGCTGCGCTACCCCGGCCGTACGGTGCAGGTGCCGCGCGGCTGGAGCGTGCTGGAAGCGAGCCGCTCGCACAGCATCGCGCACGTGTCGATCTGCGGCGGACGGGCCCGCTGCTCGACCTGCCGCGTGCGCGTGGCCGGCCCGGCGGAGCACATCGGCGAGCCCGGCCGCGACGAGCAGCGCACGCTCGAACGCGTGCGCGCGCCGGCCGACGTGCGCCTGGCCTGCCAGCTGCGCCCGCGCGGCGACATCGAAGTAACGCCGCTGTTCGCGCCGTTGCCCAATGAAGGCCGGCCCGCGCCGGTCGGCAGCTTCGGGCGCGAGCGCGACGTGGCGATCCTGTTCGTCGACCTGCGGCGCTGGTCGGGCCTGTCGGAGCGGCAGTGGCCCTTCGACCTGGCCTATGTGCTCGACCGCTACTTCGCCACCGTCGGTGCGGCCGTGCGCGAAAGCGGCGGCGTGCCGAACCAGTTCATCGGCGACAGCGTGATGGCGATCTTCGGGCTCGAATGCGACCTGCCCACCGCCTGCAGGCAGGCACTGCACGCGACGGAGCTGATCGGCCAGCGCATGGACGCATGGAGCGAAGGCTTCGAGGCGCAGTTCGGCCAGCGGCTGGAGTTCGGCATGGGCCTGCATGCGGGCCGTGCGGCGGTGGGTGAAGTGGGCTACCTGGAGACGACGACCTTCACGGCCATCGGCGAAGTGGTCAACACCGCGAGCCGGCTGCAGGACCATTCGAAGACGGCCGCATCGCGCCTCGTCGTCTCGCTGTTCGCGGCCGAGCAGGCCGGCGTTGCCGATGCCATGGGAACAGTTGAAACGCTCACCGTGCGCGGCCGCTCCGAACCTCTTGCGGTGCTCTACGCACCGCACAGCGCCGCCCCCCTGTAG
- a CDS encoding Crp/Fnr family transcriptional regulator has translation MAKPEPTPRSSLALRQIALLEGLSDQRLDLLAQQCLWHSVEAGKPLLLRAEQQGDLFLLVSGRVRVTTYSANGRQVTFRDSEAGEHFGDIAAIDGGPRSADVVTLEPSVVASLDRAAFMALLHDEPLVAQRVMLRLVSLVRQLSERVIDLSTLGVQNRLHAELLRLARTAGIDGNQARLDPAPKHAALASQISTNREQVTRELNVLVRDGVLRKDDKALLVADVARLELMVSQVRGDTD, from the coding sequence ATGGCCAAACCCGAACCTACCCCCCGCTCCAGCCTCGCGCTGCGCCAGATCGCGCTGCTCGAAGGCCTTTCAGACCAGCGCCTGGACCTGCTGGCCCAGCAATGCCTGTGGCACAGCGTGGAAGCCGGCAAGCCTTTGCTGCTGCGCGCCGAGCAGCAGGGTGACCTGTTCCTGCTGGTGTCCGGCCGGGTGCGGGTGACGACCTACTCGGCCAACGGCCGGCAGGTGACCTTCCGCGATTCCGAAGCCGGTGAGCACTTCGGCGACATCGCCGCCATCGACGGCGGCCCGCGCTCCGCCGACGTGGTCACGCTGGAGCCCAGCGTGGTCGCCAGCCTCGATCGCGCCGCCTTCATGGCCCTGCTGCACGACGAGCCCCTGGTGGCCCAGCGGGTGATGCTGCGGCTGGTGTCGCTGGTGCGGCAGCTGTCGGAGCGCGTCATCGACCTGAGCACCCTCGGCGTGCAGAACCGGCTGCATGCCGAACTGCTGCGCCTGGCCCGCACCGCCGGTATCGACGGCAACCAGGCCCGGCTGGACCCGGCTCCCAAGCACGCGGCGCTGGCCAGCCAGATCAGCACCAACCGCGAGCAGGTCACCCGCGAGCTGAATGTGCTGGTGCGCGACGGCGTGCTGCGCAAGGACGACAAGGCCCTGCTGGTGGCCGACGTCGCCCGCCTGGAACTGATGGTTTCGCAGGTGCGGGGCGACACCGACTGA
- a CDS encoding DoxX family protein — MNTQAAAANTSRAPIASPLSALSPATLDDSGKLLIRVTIGFLVLLHGIFKLSAGVGFIGGMLAKAGLPGGLAYLVYVGEIVAPLLMIAGVFTRAAAAVVVINMLVAFGLVHMADLFSLTKQGGWALELQGLYLFGALTVVLLGAGRFSVGGVKGRWN, encoded by the coding sequence ATGAACACCCAGGCCGCAGCCGCCAACACCTCGCGTGCGCCGATCGCATCGCCGCTTTCCGCCCTCTCCCCCGCTACGCTGGACGATTCCGGCAAGCTGCTGATTCGCGTGACGATCGGCTTCCTGGTGCTGCTGCACGGCATCTTCAAGCTGTCTGCCGGCGTGGGCTTCATCGGCGGCATGCTGGCCAAGGCCGGCCTGCCGGGTGGGCTGGCCTACCTGGTGTACGTGGGCGAAATCGTCGCTCCGCTGCTGATGATCGCGGGCGTATTCACCCGTGCCGCCGCTGCCGTGGTGGTCATCAACATGCTGGTGGCCTTCGGCCTCGTGCACATGGCCGACCTGTTCTCGCTGACCAAGCAGGGCGGCTGGGCGCTGGAACTGCAGGGCCTGTACCTGTTCGGCGCGCTGACGGTGGTGCTGCTGGGTGCCGGCCGCTTCAGCGTGGGCGGCGTCAAGGGTCGCTGGAACTGA